Genomic segment of Kibdelosporangium phytohabitans:
CGGCCCCGCTGGCGCTGCTCGGCCCGACGCTGCGCGAAGCGGGAGCACGGCGAGTCGTCGCCTCCACCCACGGCCACGAGGTCGGCTGGTCGATGCTGCCGGGGTCCCGCCAGGCGTTGCGCCGCATCGGGTCCACCGCGGACGTGGTCACGTACGTCAGCAAGTACACCCGGTCCCGGTTCGCGGCGGCGTTCGGCCGGTACGCGGCGCTGGAGTTCCTGCCGTCCGGTGTGGACACGGGCGTGTACCGCCCCGACCCGGCCGGACGCGAGCTGATCCGCAAGCGCCACAACCTTTCCGACCGGCCGACGGTCGTGTGCGTGTCCCGTCTGGTGCCCCGCAAGGGCCAGGACATGCTGATCAGGGCGCTGCCCGCGATCCGCCGCCAGGTGCCCGGCGCCGCGCTGCTGCTGGTCGGCGGCGGCCGTCACGCCGAGCACCTCACGGCACTGGCCAGGCAGCACGACGTCGAAGACAGCGTGGTGCTGACCGGATCCGTTTCGTGGGAGGAACTTCCGGCGCACTACGTCGCCGGTGACGTCTTCGCCATGCCGTGCCGCACCCGCGGCGGCGGATTGGACGTGGAAGGCCTGGGAATCGTGTTCCTCGAGGCGTCCGCGTGCGGATTGCCCGTGGTGGCCGGTGATTCCGGTGGCGCGCCGGAAACCGTCCAGGAAGGGGTCACCGGGCACGTCGTGGACGGTCGCAGCGTCGAGCAGATCGCCGCACGGGTCGGTGGGTTGCTCGCCGACCCCGCGGCAGCGGCCGCGATGGGCCAGGCGGGCCGCCAGTGGGTGTCGTCGGCCTGGCGATGGGACACGCTGGCCAGCCGCCTGTCCACGCTGCTGTCCGGCGAGAACACCCGCCTCTCGGCCTTCCGCGGCTAGCGGGACGCGACGAAGGCCAGAACGGCAGCGCTAGTGCCGCCCGTTGGCGACATCCCGAGCCAGGGTCGCGGCGCCGACCAGACCGGCGTCGTCGCCCAGTTGCGCGGTGCGGATCCGCGCCAGCGGACGGTAACCGGAACCGGTGACCAGGTCGCGGTAGAGCTCGCGGGCGTCGTCGAGGAACAGCGGCGCCGACTCCGACACGCCACCGGCGATCACGATGACCTCCGGGTCG
This window contains:
- a CDS encoding glycosyltransferase family 4 protein, whose translation is MARTLLVTNDFPPRPGGIQAYLQALATRLPAGELVVYAPSWDGAEAFDATMPFPVVRHPTSLMLPTPDVAKRAKEILRAEACTSVWFGAAAPLALLGPTLREAGARRVVASTHGHEVGWSMLPGSRQALRRIGSTADVVTYVSKYTRSRFAAAFGRYAALEFLPSGVDTGVYRPDPAGRELIRKRHNLSDRPTVVCVSRLVPRKGQDMLIRALPAIRRQVPGAALLLVGGGRHAEHLTALARQHDVEDSVVLTGSVSWEELPAHYVAGDVFAMPCRTRGGGLDVEGLGIVFLEASACGLPVVAGDSGGAPETVQEGVTGHVVDGRSVEQIAARVGGLLADPAAAAAMGQAGRQWVSSAWRWDTLASRLSTLLSGENTRLSAFRG